accagcattcttctcgaagctagaacaagcaatcctaaaatttgtatgaaactacaaaagacccctaatagccaaagtcatattgaagaagaagaccaaagcgagaggcaccacaatcccagacttttgcCTCTACTACAGATCTGTATTCATCAGGAcattatggtattggcacaaaaccagacacctagaccaatggaatagattagaaactccagaattggacccataaatgtatggccaactaatcttgacaaagcaggaaagaatatccaatggacaaaagacagtctctttaacaaatggtgctgggagaactggacagcaacatgcacaaggatgaaactagaccactttcttacaccattcacaaaaacaaactcaaaatggatgaaggacctgaatgtgagacaggaaaccatcaaaatcctagaggggaaaacaggaaaaagcctctctgacctcagcaacAGCAAttccttacttgacacatcctcaaaggcacgggaattaaaagcaaaactgaactattgggacctcatcaagataaaaacttctgcattgcaaaggaaacaatcaacaaaattaaaaggcaaccaacggaatgggaaaagatatttgcaaatgacatatcagacaaagggctagtatccaaaatctatagagaattCACCATATTCCacaccgaaaaacaaataatcgagTGAAgtaatgagcagaagacatgaatagacacttctctaaagaagacatccagatggccaataggcacatgaaaagatgctcaacatcactcctcatcagggaaatacaaatcaaaaccacactgagatgttacctcatgctggtcagagtggctaaatgaacaaatcagaagactatagatgctggcgaggatgtggagaaatgggaaccctcttgcactgttggtgggaatgcacactgatgcagccgctctggaaaacagtgtggaggttcctcaaaaaattaaaaatagatctgccctatgacctagcaatagcactgctaggaatttacccaagggacataggagtgctgatgcagaggggcacttgaaccccaatgtttatagcagcactttaaacaataaccaaattatggaaagagcctaaatgtccatcaactgatgaacgcgtgaagaagttgtggtttatatatataatggactactacttggcaatgagaaagaatgaaatatggccttctgtagcaacatggatggaactggaaggtgttatgctaagtgaaataagtcatacagagaaagacagataccatatgttttcactcttatgtggatcctgagaaacttaacagaaaaccatgggggaggggaaagggaaaaaaaagttacagagagggaaggaggcaaaccataagggactcttaaatactgggaataaactgagtgttgataggtagtgggagggaggagagggtgggtgatgggtattgaggagggcacctgttgggatgagcgctgggtgttgtttggaaaccaatttgacaataaatttcatatttaaaaaaagacatacccAGGGATACAGGttttggtaaaattaaaaaaaaaaaaaaggtaatgggTGAAAACACACAAACCAGCCACTTATATAGAAACAACCTTAGggtaaatttctctctcttttctaccccctccccccaaccacacacaatggagagagagaaatatggaCAATGAATGTTAGAACTTTGGAAAGACTGTTTAGGGGGTAAACTGAAAtataataaaggaatatataaatTAGTTTATGTAAATGCAATGAAATATACAATATACTGCTGCAGGAAAAATGAATAAGTCAAGTTGCAAACAACAACtaatgaaaaacttttaaaaatataagataaagaggagttttctcaaaaacaaaacagaaagaaagagacccaAAGTTATAATTTCAATCAAAAAACTTTCAGGTTAAAACAACTTCCCAGATATAAAAGAAAGGTAGAAAGCTaactgttttcaaaaacaaacaaattatttaaaaaacatttcaccTTATCCAGTATAATCTTCAGAGTTATTTGAGGCTAAACATAATATACTAAAGGGaactaaaataattatgaatatttatatagcaTGGTTATCTACATGGAAATTTGGGAGAACCAAGAGAAATTGTGAGGATTACACAGAACTTAACAATGTCATTGGTTAAATGCAAGTAGTAAAATCTTTCACGTTTACCAGCAAGAAACAGCCAGATATATAGTGCAAAATGACTGTGGCCATCATTTGTAAGTCATAACCTATTATGTAATTTTTGACCCATGAAATCATGTCTGATTATTTTGACTTGGAAAATCCAAACTTGAAAGTTGTAGATTTGCAAAGTCTAGATCATGCTTAGCCCTATCATACCTGTGTGTAATAAGTAGACACATTTTACCTGTATGTAACAAGGGCTCATATGATTTAATTGATTATAATCCAGTAAACACATCTTCAAGGTCTTCTTGGAAGAAGGAGATTATGTGAGAAGTCAAGAGAACCAGTGTTGTTTAAACCAGAACGATAAATTGGAAATTGGTCAAGGGAGCAGAAACAAGCACTAGTGAACAGCTTAGAATATGAGCATGTGCACAAAGACAGCCTTTACAGAATAAAATCAAGGGAGATCAGGTCTCTGCTATAACGTATGCACTATGTTAGTGTCCTTTTGATTCATTAAGAGGCCCAGGAGTACCTCAGTAGTATCAAATAACAGTGtacaaaaagattatttttctcctaaattttatttatattgtgcAAAATGCTTGTTCGTCTTTTGTCTCAGAATGAAATTAATGTCACTACCATCTTCTTGTATAGGACATTTTTATTGGTATAGAAAGTAACATGCTTTGCAATTGACTATCATGTATGGAGTCAACAGCTCCAGGCTGACACCAAGATACTTCATTCTCAATGGGATTCCTAAACTGGAAGTTGCACACACCTGGATCTCCCTGACATTCTGCATCATGTACATCATTGCTGTCCTTGGGAACTGTGGGCTCATCCACCTCATTAGCCACAAGGAGGTCCTGCATCGGCCCATGTACTACTTCCTGTCCTTGCTGTCCCCTACAGATGTTAATGCATGTACTTTGCGTGTCCCTAATGTTATGTATCTTTTGGTTCAATCTCAAAGGGATCGACTTTAATGCCTGCCTTGTGCACGTGTTTTTCATCCACATGCTGACCAGTATGGAGTGTGGTGTGCTCATGCTTATGGCCTTGGACTGCTATGTGGCTATTTGCTATCCTCTGCACTATTCTACCATCCTTACCAACACTGCGATTACCAAGGTTGGGTTTGCCACCTGCAGTAGAAGTGTGTTGTTCACAATCCCATTTACTTTCCTGATCACACATCTCCCCTTCTGCAGGGGAAACCTCATCCACCACACCTACAGTGACCACATGTCATTGGCTAAATTAACCTGTGGCAACATCAAGATTGATGCTATCTATGGTCTAGTAGCTGTCATATTGATTGCAGGATTTGATATTTTCTGTACCTGCATGTCTTACACTCTGATTATCTGTGCTGTAGTAAATCTGTCATCTGCAGATGCTTGCCACAAAGCCTTTAGCACCTGCACATCACACATAGGTGCTGTTGTTATCACCTATGTCCCAGCCTTCTTTAACTTCTTCACTCACCGCTTTGGGGGACGCTCCATACCTCACCATGTTCATATTTTCATAGCCAACCTCTACATGTTGCTGCCTCCCACTTTGAATCCAATTGTCTCTGAAATGAAGACCAAGCAGATTCGTGAAGGAgtgatcaaattattttttacagagaaagataATATGAGTATGAGCTAAGTCTATGTTATAAAATTCTGCATTTAGTATTAGGgtaaagaaaaacattctggAGGAAATGAATAGATGCAGAATTCACAACCATGATGTCAGGAGAAACTACCTGTCAATATTCTGctataatatttatgaaataatcacAAAACTTTTAATCTGCGacttttaatttgaaagaaaaataaaatcaataggaaaaaatattattttccacacAGGTAAACTTTAGTTAGTCCTGGTGAATGAATTCAGAGAATGGAAAATCTAGAATTTGAAGTAAACTTTTGACAATTAATGCTTTTCGTCTAAGGCACTCTGTGGGAGTgtatagaaaagaacaaagacgGTCAGATAGCTGAGAGACTCCAGAAGAATGGACAGTTTACATAGGTGCAGGGAAGCCAGAAACACTCGCCCATATTTTTTGTGCTGAATTCCAAGGGTACTGCCATCCCTTTTAAGCCATATTTATGTGAAACTTGTATAGCTTAGAGAACAAATTCCTCCTTGTCTGCTCATTTATTACTGATGTTCTGCTGCCTGGGTAATTATTTGGAtttctatttatgtattcatGTACATACAAATGAAGCCGGAGTAAATATGATTATTGGAATTCATTGTAATCTGGGAAGTACCCTTTGGAGTTGATATCAAGTAGAATTTTGAGAAACACAATGGACATATGTGGCAGGTATTGAGTAAAGTCTTCATGAGTAGAAGAAAGGAGACTTAAAGAAAATCTATATAATTTTCCAGTCAAGGGTGTCTGGGCTTGACTGCTTTATTTGACTTTAATACTGGGGGAGAAATAGTGATCAGGGACATTGAAGAAAGGagtattttatttagatttctgGAAATACCAGAGAAAAAATATCAGAAGTGAATGATAAATGTAGTATTCAGAAAGAGTGAGACTGagtgaaaagtgaaaaagaatgacAGCATAACCCAAGAAGTAATTGGAGTAATAGAATGTGATCAGGGAATGGACACAAATAGATAATTAGGtggaaatattaattatattgataaatattatattcatattacCTGCAaatatgttgaatatattttattacattatatatagtCAAATGATTGTAAAATGTATTATTCACATCATGTATTTTGCAACGTAATTTCACATTTGTAAGAAAaacccattttgttttgttttgttttatttaatactaACATAACAGTGCCTCTATGTAATGTAACTTGTGGACTTAAAATCAGTAAAGTTGCTGTATCTTGGAATTATGTTTTTggattttgtaaattttactCATTGGGGAATTTTATTTAAGCAACTAAAGTAAAATACTTTTCCTaaactgctatttaaaaaattatatattggggtcgcctgggtggctcagtcagttaagcatctgactttggctcaggtcatgatctcacggttcacgagttcgagccccaggcttggtgctgacagcttggagtctgcttcggattctgtgtctccctctctctctctgcccctcccctgctcacactctgtctctctttctcaaaaaataaataaacattaattttttttaattatatattggGTCAGGTACTATAATAATGCTTCATGTATAGTATTTCATTGAACTTTAAGTCAAAACCATGGGATAGCTATAATTGTCCTCATATAGAAGAGGAATATGAGCCACACAAACAGCAGGACTGGA
This genomic stretch from Lynx canadensis isolate LIC74 chromosome D1, mLynCan4.pri.v2, whole genome shotgun sequence harbors:
- the LOC115526306 gene encoding LOW QUALITY PROTEIN: olfactory receptor 52N2-like (The sequence of the model RefSeq protein was modified relative to this genomic sequence to represent the inferred CDS: inserted 2 bases in 1 codon), encoding MYGVNSSRLTPRYFILNGIPKLEVAHTWISLTFCIMYIIAVLGNCGLIHLISHKEVLHRPMYYFLSLLSPTDVNACTLRVPNVMYLXWFNLKGIDFNACLVHVFFIHMLTSMECGVLMLMALDCYVAICYPLHYSTILTNTAITKVGFATCSRSVLFTIPFTFLITHLPFCRGNLIHHTYSDHMSLAKLTCGNIKIDAIYGLVAVILIAGFDIFCTCMSYTLIICAVVNLSSADACHKAFSTCTSHIGAVVITYVPAFFNFFTHRFGGRSIPHHVHIFIANLYMLLPPTLNPIVSEMKTKQIREGVIKLFFTEKDNMSMS